From the Hoplias malabaricus isolate fHopMal1 chromosome 6, fHopMal1.hap1, whole genome shotgun sequence genome, the window tacaacagtgtggcttcTTAGTAAAATAGTGtgggtactagactggcctaGTGTGGTGCATTATGAAGCACAGGATACCACAACAGAGACCACTGACTGTTGAATAactgaacaacaaaaatgggaatgaattccacctacaaagtgTCCTCCGATCCCAAAcacttattgagtgttgttagaagaaaaggtgatgtaacacagtggtcaacgtgcccctgtcccaactcatGATGGGTCTAAATGACTAAAACATgatgtttaatgtaaaataatatgaaattgTGAAGCTGGTTCTCTCTGAGACAGTTGGTCTGTGTGCTCTGTTAGGCCTGAGAAAGCTtatcagtgacactgaagaAGCACATTCAATTCTGTTAAACATCACATATACAATTTTTATGTGCTGGATCCCAAGGCAGGGGCCTGAGACAGTGTTAGTTATAAACTTTTGAAACATGGGGGTGGAAGAGTGATGCTACAGGACAGTTaaacacggggaggtagtgtgTTGTTATGGGATGGTGAAACATGGGATGATAGTGTGTTGTTATGGGACGGTGAAACATGGGGGTGGTAGTGTGTTGTTATGGTATGGTGAAACATAGGGGAGGTAGTGTGTTGTTACTGGAAGGTGAAACATGGATATGGTAGTGTGTTGTTATTGGTTTTTCGGGGGGTTTCGGGGTTAGGTGTCTTACTGTATGGTACTGCTGGTCCTGGGTACTGAACTAGCAACCTCTCTAACCTTAAGACCGTTGCTTCTATTCCTATTGCTTAATTAATCATGGAATATATTGTttctggaatgtgtgtgtgtgtgtgtgtgtatgtgtgtgtgtgtgtgtgtgttgtcctctgAAGgactccaggatgtgttcctgcctggcacccagtgattccaggtaggctctgaaaccactgcgactctgaactgaagcagttacagataattaatgaaagaatattgtcactgtccaaaatcATTTATCTCCAAGAAGAGTTTTGTgacaagagaaggaaaaaaacttcTTTACCTTCAATGGAAATCAGTGCATTTTTTCAGTGCAGAGCATTTTTtaagcatttctgttggttgtGAAATGTTGACAATTTGTGAAGGGTTGAAATGATGTCGTAAAGTAAATAGTGACAAAACTGGAGATACAGCAACAAAATTATTCTTAGTTTAATTAACACTTTAACAATTTTATGCCTGAAACActgtaaaaaagaaaaccaaaatTTGAAACAAAGTTTTATGGACGTTTCAAGTTACACTTTTCTCAAATATTCACAAAATAGGTggatgaaaatgaaaaagatgAATAAGCAGGTGAAAATGAGAAAGTTGCTTTAACCAGTATTTCATTCTTTTCAGGCAAAGAGGGGTTATTACATTAATTGGTCACATTAAAATCCACCTAAAATTAAGACTGGATTAAttcgtttattttttaaattattgttttgGTGTTCAAAATCACTACATTTTAATTCACAAATACTGTCTATATActgatgtttattttctttttaaaaataaaaaaaagatcaaaaaagataaaaaaaagaagtttCACATGAGGAATAACTAACTACAAACATGTCTGATTATTACCTTTAAGGGCATGCTCATGATAATGTGAGTTAAATAGTGAAAAAACACTGGAGGTTAAGGCTTGCACATtgcttgtgtgttttaatgtgttgaTCCTCTGTTGATTAATATAGTAGTACATTGTTTTACTGTCTTTTAAAATTCCAAATACGTCATAATTGTCTAATCATTTGTAGTTACATTTGGCACAGCATTATCAAACTATATAATAATCGCATGACTgtcaaagttttaaaaaataacccTTTTTACAGccaatttaaaaacacattgtttGAACAATGGCCACAATCCCATTTAATAAAAGATATTTGCCTTCTTTCTCCTAAGCATCTTCTTGATCCTGCTCCAAATGTCCTGCAGTTTAAATCCATAAATAACTGGATTAATTAAAGGAGAAATAACTTGGTTTTCTACAGACATGATCATAGAAAAAATATGGGGCACATTGTTGTCAAATCTGCTGTTAATCACCTCAAAACAGGATGTGACAGTGAAAGtgatgaaaatgaaaagatGAGGGAAGCAGGTCTGTAGAGCTTTCCTTCTGAAATCTTTAGAGTTCTTTAGACACACAGTAAGTATCTGGGCATAtgagaagatgatgaagatCACTGGAGCAAACACAGCTACAATTAAACCAAGGAGcccatatatattattaatagaaATATCATCACAACTTAATTTCACAATGGAGTAATTATTACAGTAAATTCTGTctaatttatatttacacagaTGAAGTCTGGATGTTAATATCATGGTTATGCTGTGTTCACAAGAAGGAACAAACCAACAGAGGAACAAGAGCTGTTTGACAGTGGACATTTTAACGAGAGTTGAATATTGCAGTGGTTTACAGATGGACACATATCTGTCATAGGCCATTGCTGTTAACAGAGTGAACTCTGAGGCTCCATATGTGTAAATAACAAAGGCCTGAAATATACAACCTTCAATAGAAACATATTGTTTTTCAGATAAAAAATCTATGAGTAATTTGGGATAAATTGCCGTCGCCCCACAAAGAGAATTACACAGTAAAGCTGAAATGAATATGTACATTGGCTCATGGAGACATTTGTTTGTGTAAATCACAGAAAGAACAACAGAATTACTAGAAATGATTAATAAGTAAACAAAGAGACAGATCAGAAAGTAAACATATCTATATTTCTCCAGTTCCACATGTCCTTCCAGAGTTAAGTAGGTAATATTAGTAGAAGTATCCATAAATGAAGAacagattttatatataatttctaCTCAAATGAGATTGTTCTTCAGTCTGAAAAATATGGAGTAATATCTGTAGAGTCAGACTGTAGTGAGATGTGTTAAATATCCATTTATATATTCTGATATAGACACAGGGTCCTAGCTGATTTGCAGAAAGACCCGCCCTCTGTCCTCTCTCATTACCTTTTCTGACTTGTAAATTATGGATAAATAAAAAgtttgtaaatacattaatttataaATCTACCCTGCCTCTGCTTCTGCCATAGACAGTTGCCATTTGAAGGGAACATACTTTCCTGTGTCTCCACAGTAGAACATATTTCTGGATCTTATTGAAACGACCTTTTTCTGCTTTGACCAATATACCCACCAGCCTAACAGCAGAGTTTTCCCCTGTCTAAATTTTGAAGCTGGTTCTCTCTGAGACAGTTGGTCTGTGTGCTCTGTTAGGCCTGAGAAAGCTtatcagtgacactgaagaAGCACATTAAATTCTGGTAAACATCACACATACACTTTTTATGTGCTGGATCCAAAGGCAGGGGCCTGAGACAGTTATAggtttaaatttttattatcaATGTAGTGGTGAAACATTGAAACATGGGGGTGGCAGAGTGATGTTATGGGACAGTTAAACATGGAGGTGGTAGTGTGTTGTTACAGTAGGGTGAAACATGGGGTTGGTAGTGTGTTGTTACGGTAGGGTGAAACATGGGGAGGTAGTGTGTTGTTACAGGACGGTGAAACATGGGGGTGGTAGTGTGTTGTTATGTGACGGTGAAACATGGGGGTAGTAGTGTGTTGTTACAGGACGGTGAAACATGGGGGTGGTAGTGTGTTGTTACGGGACGGTGAAACATGGGGGTGGTAGTGTGTTGTTACGGGACGGTGAAACATGGGGGTGGTAGTGTGTTGTTACGGGACGGTGAAACATGGGGGTGGTAGTGTGTTGTTACGGGACGGTGAAACATGGGGGTGGTAGTGTGTTGTTACGGGACGGTGAAACATGGGGGTGGTAGTGTGTTGTTATGTGACGGTGAAACATGGATGTGGTAGTGTGTTGTTAGTGTTGTTACTGTTGGTAGTGTGTGGTTTTTCAGGGGGCTTcagggttaggtgtcttgctgtATGGTACTGCTGGTCCTGGATATTGAACCAGTAACCCCTCTAACCTTAAGATCTTTGCTTCTATTCCTATTGCTTAATTAATCATGGAATATATTGTttctggaatgtgtgtgtgtgtgtgtgtgtgtgtgtgtgagtgtgtgtgtgtttgtgtgtgtgtgtgtgtgtgtgtgtgtgtgtgtgtgtgtgcgtgtgtgtgtgttgatctgtgaaggactccaggatgtgttcctgcctggcacccagtgattccaggtaggctctatacagataatgaatgaatgaatattgtcactgtccaaaatcATTTATCTCCAAGAAGAGTTTCTTGACAGGAGAAGGAATAAACTTCTTTACCTTTAATAGAAATCAGTGGAGcatttttgaagcatttctgttggttgtGAAATGTTGACAATTTGTGAAGGGTTGAAATGATGTCGTAAAGTAAATAGTGACAAAACTGGAGATACAGCAACAATATTATTCTTAGTTTAATATGTATAAACACTTTAACTATTTTATGCTTGAAACActgtaaaaaagaaaaccaaaatATGAAACAAAGTTTTATGGACTTTTCAAGTTACACTTTTCTCAAATATTCACAAAATAGGTGGATGAAATAGAAAAAGATGAATAAGCAGGTGAAAATGAGAAAGATGTTTTCACCAGTATCTCATTCTTTTCAGGGAAAGAGGGGTTATTACATTAATTGGTCACATTAAAATCCACCTAAAATTAAGACtggattaatttgttttttttttctaaaattattGTTTTGGTGTTCAGATTCACTACATTTTAATTCACAAATACTTTCTATtttgatgtttattttcttttataaaataaaaaagatcttGAGTGATTTGCTGATACATAAAGTTTCACATGAGGAATAACTAACTACAAACATGTTTGATTATTACCTTTAAGGGCATGCTCATGAATATGTGAGTTAAATAGTGAAAACAACGCTGGAGTTTAAGGCTTGCACATCacctgtgtgttttaatgtgttgaTCCTCTGTTGATTAATATATTAGTacattgttttactgttttttaaaattccaAATACATCATAATTGTCTAATCATTTGTAGTTACATTTGGCACAGCATTATCAAACTATATAATAATCGCATGACTgtcaaagttttaaaaaataacccTTTTTACTGCCAAGTTAAAAACACATTGTTTGAACAATGGCAAATTTCCCATTTAATAAAAGATATTTGCCTTCTTTCTCCTAAGCATCTTCTTGATCCTGCTCCAAATGTCCTGCAGTTTAAATCCATAAATAACTGGATTAATTAAAGGAGAAATAACTTGGTTTTCTACAGACATGATCATAGAAAAAATATGGGGCACATTGTTGTCAAATCTGCTGTTAATCACCTCAAAACAGGATGTGACAGTGAaagtgatgaagatgaaaaGATGAGGGAAGCAGGTCTGTAGAGCTTTGCTTCTGAAATCTTTGgagttttttaaacacacagtgAGTATCTGGGCATAtgagaagatgatgaagatCACTGGAGCAGACACAGCTACAATAAAAACAAGGAGCCCGCATATATTATTAATAGAAATATCATCACAACTTAATTTCACAATGGAGTAATTATTACAGTAAATTCTGTctaatttatatttacacagaTGAAGTCTGGATGTTAATATCATGGCTATGCTGTTTTCACAAGAAGGAACAAACCAACAGAGGAACAAGAGCTTTTTGACAGTGGACATTTTAACGAGAGTTGAATATTGCAGTGGTTTACAGATGGACACATATCTGTCATAGGCCATTGCTGTTAACAGAGTGAACTCTGAGGCTCCATAGGTGTAAATAACAAAGGCCTGAAATATACAACCTTCAAAAGAAACATATTGTTTTTCAGATAAAAAATCTATGAGTAATTTGGGATAAAATGCCGTCGCTCCACAAAGAGAATTACACAGTAAAGCTGCAATGAATATGTACATTGGTCCATGGAGACATTTGTTTGTGTAAATCACAGAAAGAACAACAGAATTACTAGAAATGATTAATAAGTAAACAAAGAGACAGATCAGAAAGTAAACATATCTATATTTCTCCAGTTCCACATGTCCTTCCAGAGTTAAGTAGGTTATATTAGTAGAAGCATCCATAAATAAAGAacagattttatatataatttctaCTCAAATGAGATTGTTCTTCAGTCTGAAAAATATGGAGTAATATCTGTAGAGTCAGACTGTAGTGAGATGTGTTAAATATCCATTTATATATTCTGATATAGACACAGGGTCCTAGGTGATTTGCAGAAAGACCTGCCCTCTGTCCTCTCTCATGACCTTTTCTGACTTGTAAATTATGGGTAAATAAAAAgtttgtaaatacattaatttataaATCTACCCTGCCTCTGCTTCTGCCATAGACAGTTGCCATTTGAAGGGAACATACTTTCCTGTGTCTCCACAGTAGAACATATTTCTGGATCTTATTGAAACGACCTTTTTCTGCTTTGACCAATATACCCACCAGCCTAACAGCAGAGTTTTCCCCTGTCTAATTTGTGAAGCTGGTTCTCTCTGAGACAGTTGGTCTGTGTGCTCTGTTAGGCCTGAGAAAGCTtatcagtgacactgaagaAGCACATTAAATTCTGGTAAACATCACACATACACTTTTTATGTGCTGGATCCAAAGGCAGGGGCCTGAGACAGTTATAggtttaaatttttattatcaATGTAGTGGTGAAACATTGAAACATGGGGGTGGCAGAGTGATCTTACGGGACAGTTAAACATGGGTGTGGTAGTGTGTTGTTATAGTACTGTGAAACATGGGGTTGGTAGTTTGTTGTTACGGGACGGTGAAACATGGGGGTGGTAGTGTGTTGTTACAGGACGGTGAAACATGGGGGTGGTAGTGTGTTGTTACGGGACGGTGAAACAtgggggtgttagtgtgttgttaCGGGACGGTGAAACATGGGGGTGGTAGTGTGTTGTTACAGGACGGTGAAACATGGGGGTGGTAGTTTGTTGTTACGGGACGGTGAAACAtgggggtgttagtgtgttgttaCGGGACGGTGAAACATGGGGGTGGTAGTGTGTTGTTACAGGACGGTGAAACATGGGGGTGGTAGTGTGTTGTTACGGGACGGTGAAACAtgggggtgttagtgtgttgttaCAGGACGGTGAAACATGGGGGTAGTAGTGTGTTGTTACGGGACAGTGAAACATGGGGGTGGTAATTTGTTGTTACGGGACGGTGAAACATGGGGGTGGTAGTGTGTTGTTACAGGACGGTGAAACATGGTGAGGTAGTGTGTCATTACGGGACGGTGAAACATGGGGGTAGTAGTGTGTAGTTACGGGACGGTGAAACATGGGGGTGGTAGTGTGTTGTTACGGGACGGTGAAACATGG encodes:
- the LOC136699269 gene encoding olfactory receptor 10J4-like encodes the protein MDTSTNITYLTLEGHVELEKYRYVYFLICLFVYLLIISSNSVVLSVIYTNKCLHEPMYIFISALLCNSLCGATAIYPKLLIDFLSEKQYVSIEGCIFQAFVIYTYGASEFTLLTAMAYDRYVSICKPLQYSTLVKMSTVKQLLFLCWFVPSCEHSITMILTSRLHLCKYKLDRIYCNNYSIVKLSCDDISINNIYGLLGLIVAVFAPVIFIIFSYAQILTVCLKNSKDFRRKALQTCFPHLFIFITFTVTSCFEVINSRFDNNVPHIFSMIMSVENQVISPLINPVIYGFKLQDIWSRIKKMLRRKKANIFY
- the LOC136700242 gene encoding olfactory receptor 10J4-like, whose protein sequence is MDASTNITYLTLEGHVELEKYRYVYFLICLFVYLLIISSNSVVLSVIYTNKCLHGPMYIFIAALLCNSLCGATAFYPKLLIDFLSEKQYVSFEGCIFQAFVIYTYGASEFTLLTAMAYDRYVSICKPLQYSTLVKMSTVKKLLFLCWFVPSCENSIAMILTSRLHLCKYKLDRIYCNNYSIVKLSCDDISINNICGLLVFIVAVSAPVIFIIFSYAQILTVCLKNSKDFRSKALQTCFPHLFIFITFTVTSCFEVINSRFDNNVPHIFSMIMSVENQVISPLINPVIYGFKLQDIWSRIKKMLRRKKANIFY